One part of the Phragmites australis chromosome 3, lpPhrAust1.1, whole genome shotgun sequence genome encodes these proteins:
- the LOC133911790 gene encoding calmodulin-binding transcription activator 2-like isoform X2, which yields MAEGRRYAIAPQLDIEQILKEAQHRWLRPAEICEILKNYRNFRIAPEPPNRPTSGSLFLFDRKVLRYFRKDGHNWRKKKDGKTVKEAHERLKSGSIDVLHCYYAHGEENENFQRRTYWMLEEDFMHIVLVHYLEVKGGKSSSRIRGNDDMLQAARTDSPLSQLPSQTTEGESSLSGQAFEYEETESDIYSGGAGYYPFSWMQQHENGGGHVMSTSVSSSYVPASSVGNHQGLPSTATNTSFYSHGQDTLPVVLNESGLGFAFNGADSQLDLSSWNGVKPDKGIHQMPPPQVSVPSEQFPFTEGSGVESFTFDEVYSNGLGIKDADVAVTDQEELWQLTGAIGGSFATEDSFQRNDRSLEEAINYPLLKTQSSNLSDILKDSFKKSDSFTRWMSKELGEVDDSQIKSNSGVYWNSEETDYIIEASSRDQLDQLTVGPELAQDQLFSIVDFSPSWTYAGSKTRVLITGRFLNSNEVKRCKWSCMFGEVEVSAEILADGTLRCYSPSHKPGRVPFYVTCSNRLACSEIREFEFRPSDPQYMDAPSPHGSTNKTYLQMRLDKLLSLGQDEYQVTVSNPTKKMIDLSNKISSLMMDNDAWSMLLKLADDNELATDDKQDQLFEKCIKKKLHIWLVHTASDDGKGPSVLDEEGQGVLHLAAALGYDWAIRPTITAGLNINFRDAHGWTALHWAAFCGRERTVVALIALGAAPGALTDPTPDYPSGSTPADLASLNGHKGISGFLAESSLTSHLHSLNLKEAMGSNASEISGLPGIGDFTERRASPLAGQGLQAGSMEDSLGAVRNAAQAAARIYQVFRVQSFQRKQAVQYEDDSGAISDERALSLLSVKPSKQGQLDPLHAAATRIQNKYRGWKGRKEFILIRQRIVKIQAHVRGHQVRKHYRKIVWSVGIVEKVILRWRRRGAGLRGFRSTEGAMEGTSSSNSDLIRKKPAEDDYDFLQEGRKHTEERLQKALARVKSMVQYPDARDQYQRILTVVTKMQESQAMQEKMLEESTEMDESFLRSEFKELWDDDMPMPGYF from the exons ATGGCGGAGGGGCGGCGCTACGCGATCGCGCCGCAGCTAG ATATTGAGCAGATATTGAAGGAGGCTCAACACCGGTGGTTACGACCTGCTGAGATTTGTGAAATACTTAAAAACTACAGAAATTTTCGTATTGCCCCAGAACCACCAAATAGACCTACAA GTGGTTCTCTTTTCTTATTTGATCGGAAAGTATTGAGATATTTCCGGAAGGATGGGCACAAttggaggaagaaaaaggatggaAAGACTGTCAAAGAAGCCCATGAAAGACTAAAA TCTGGAAGTATTGATGTGCTTCACTGCTACTATGCTCACGGGGAAGAAAATGAGAACTTCCAAAGGAGGACTTATtggatgttggagga GGATTTTATGCACATCGTGCTTGTACATTATCTCGAAGTCAAG GGTGGCAAATCAAGCTCTCGTATTAGGGGAAATGATGATATGCTGCAAGCTGCTCGTACGGACAGCCCTTTAAGTCAGTTGCCTTCGCAAACTACAGAAGGTGAAAGCTCCCTTAGTGGACAAGCATTCGAGTATGAGGAAACAGAATCAG ATATTTATTCGGGAGGAGCCGGATACTACCCTTTCTCTTGGATGCAGCAGCATGAAAATGGAGGTGGACATGTGATGAGTACTTCTGTTTCGAGCTCTTACGTTCCTGCATCGTCTGTAG GTAATCATCAAGGCTTACCGTCTACAGCAACTAATACAAGCTTTTATTCTCATGGTCAAGATACCTTGCCAGTGGTTCTTAATGAGTCTGGTCTTGGCTTTGCATTCAATGGGGCTGATAGTCAATTGGATCTGTCATCATGGAATGGAGTTAAACCTGACAAAGGGATCCATCAAATGCCTCCACCTCAAGTTTCTGTTCCTTCCGAACAGTTTCCTTTTACCGAAGGCTCTGGAGTTGAATCCTTTACATTTGATGAAGTATATAGTAATGGACTGGGTATCAAGGATGCAGATGTTGCAGTCACTGATCAAGAAGAACTGTGGCAG CTTACAGGTGCTATTGGTGGTTCATTTGCTACAGAGGACAGTTTCCAACGAAATGATAGATCTTTGGAGGAAGCTATTAATTACCCTCTATTGAAAACTCAATCCTCTAATCTTTCCGATATCCTGAAGGACAGCTTTAAGAAAAGTGATAGTTTTACGAGATGGATGAGCAAAGAACTTGGTGAAGTAGATGATTCCCAAATTAAATCCAATTCTGGAGTGTACTGGAACAGCGAAGAGACTGACTATATCATTGAAGCATCAAGCCGTGATCAGTTGGATCAACTTACTGTGGGCCCAGAGCTTGCACAAGACCAACTGTTTAGTATAGTTGATTTTTCTCCAAGCTGGACATATGCAGGCTCAAAGACCAGG GTTCTCATTACTGGTAGATTCTTAAACTCTAATGAGGTTAAAAGATGCAAGTGGTCATGTATGTTTGGAGAAGTTGAAGTCTCAGCAGAGATTTTAGCTGATGGGACTCTCAGATGTTATTCTCCATCACACAAACCAGGCAGGGTTCCTTTCTATGTTACATGCTCCAACAGGTTGGCCTGCAGTGAAATACGAGAGTTTGAATTCCGACCAAGTGATCCCCAATACATGGATGCTCCAAGTCCACATGGTTCTACAAACAAAACATATCTCCAGATGCGTCTTGATAAACTGTTGTCTTTGGGACAAGATGAGTACCAGGTAACAGTATCTAATCCCACAAAGAAGATGATTGATTTGAGCAATAAGATAAGTTCATTGATGATGGACAATGATGCGTGGTCCATGTTGCTAAAGTTGGCTGATGATAATGAGCTTGCCACTGATGATAAGCAAGATCAGTTATTTGAAAAATGTATCaagaaaaaattgcatatctggCTTGTCCATACAGCAAGTGATGATGGCAAAGGCCCCAGTGTGTTAGATGAGGAGGGGCAGGGTGTGCTTCATCTAGCAGCTGCCTTAGGATATGACTGGGCAATAAGGCCAACAATTACTGCTGGTCTGAATATAAATTtcagagatgctcatggttggACTGCACTCCATTGGGCTGCATTTTGTGGCAG AGAGCGAACAGTTGTTGCACTTATTGCACTAGGTGCAGCTCCTGGAGCTTTGACGGATCCAACGCCTGATTACCCTTCAGGAAGCACACCAGCTGATCTTGCGTCATTAAATGGACACAAGGGAATTTCTGGCTTCTTAGCAGAGTCTTCTTTAACAAGTCATCTTCATTCCCTCAATCTAAAGGAAGCCATGGGGAGCAATGCATCAGAAATATCTGGTTTGCCTGGTATTGGTGATTTTACTGAAAGAAGAGCGTCACCATTGGCAGGTCAAGGTCTTCAAGCTGGATCCATGGAGGATTCACTAGGTGCTGTTCGAAATGCTGCCCAAGCTGCTGCTCGTATATATCAAGTTTTCAGGGTGCAATCCTTCCAGAGAAAGCAAGCAGTTCAGTATGAGGATGACAGTGGTGCAATATCAGATGAGCGTGCCCTCTCACTCCTTTCTGTTAAACCATCTAAACAAGGTCAACTTGATCCCCTTCATGCTGCTGCAACTCGAATACAAAACAAGTATCGTGGATGGAAGGGAAGGAAGGAATTTATTCTTATTAGGCAGCGAATTGTCAAGATCCAG GCTCATGTGCGCGGTCACCAAGTGAGAAAGCATTATCGTAAAATCGTTTGGTCTGTTGGAATAGTGGAGAAGGTCATATTGCGCTGGAGGCGAAGAGGGGCTGGGTTACGAGGGTTTCGGTCTACTGAAGGTGCCATGGAGGGCACTAGCAGCAGCAATAGTGATTTGATTCGAAAAAAACCTGCTGAGGATGATTATGATTTCTTGCAAGAAGGACGGAAGCATACTGAAGAAAGGCTGCAGAAAGCTCTTGCCAGAGTGAAGTCCATGGTTCAGTACCCAGATGCTCGGGATCAGTATCAGAGGATTCTGACTGTTGTAACAAAAATGCAAGAATCCCAG GCTATGCAAGAAAAGATGCTCGAGGAATCAACAGAGATGGATGAAAGCTTCTTGAGGAGTGAATTCAAAGAGCTATGGGATGACGACATGCCAATGCCTGGCTATTTCTAG
- the LOC133911790 gene encoding calmodulin-binding transcription activator 2-like isoform X1, with amino-acid sequence MAEGRRYAIAPQLDIEQILKEAQHRWLRPAEICEILKNYRNFRIAPEPPNRPTSGSLFLFDRKVLRYFRKDGHNWRKKKDGKTVKEAHERLKSGSIDVLHCYYAHGEENENFQRRTYWMLEEDFMHIVLVHYLEVKGGKSSSRIRGNDDMLQAARTDSPLSQLPSQTTEGESSLSGQAFEYEETESADIYSGGAGYYPFSWMQQHENGGGHVMSTSVSSSYVPASSVGNHQGLPSTATNTSFYSHGQDTLPVVLNESGLGFAFNGADSQLDLSSWNGVKPDKGIHQMPPPQVSVPSEQFPFTEGSGVESFTFDEVYSNGLGIKDADVAVTDQEELWQLTGAIGGSFATEDSFQRNDRSLEEAINYPLLKTQSSNLSDILKDSFKKSDSFTRWMSKELGEVDDSQIKSNSGVYWNSEETDYIIEASSRDQLDQLTVGPELAQDQLFSIVDFSPSWTYAGSKTRVLITGRFLNSNEVKRCKWSCMFGEVEVSAEILADGTLRCYSPSHKPGRVPFYVTCSNRLACSEIREFEFRPSDPQYMDAPSPHGSTNKTYLQMRLDKLLSLGQDEYQVTVSNPTKKMIDLSNKISSLMMDNDAWSMLLKLADDNELATDDKQDQLFEKCIKKKLHIWLVHTASDDGKGPSVLDEEGQGVLHLAAALGYDWAIRPTITAGLNINFRDAHGWTALHWAAFCGRERTVVALIALGAAPGALTDPTPDYPSGSTPADLASLNGHKGISGFLAESSLTSHLHSLNLKEAMGSNASEISGLPGIGDFTERRASPLAGQGLQAGSMEDSLGAVRNAAQAAARIYQVFRVQSFQRKQAVQYEDDSGAISDERALSLLSVKPSKQGQLDPLHAAATRIQNKYRGWKGRKEFILIRQRIVKIQAHVRGHQVRKHYRKIVWSVGIVEKVILRWRRRGAGLRGFRSTEGAMEGTSSSNSDLIRKKPAEDDYDFLQEGRKHTEERLQKALARVKSMVQYPDARDQYQRILTVVTKMQESQAMQEKMLEESTEMDESFLRSEFKELWDDDMPMPGYF; translated from the exons ATGGCGGAGGGGCGGCGCTACGCGATCGCGCCGCAGCTAG ATATTGAGCAGATATTGAAGGAGGCTCAACACCGGTGGTTACGACCTGCTGAGATTTGTGAAATACTTAAAAACTACAGAAATTTTCGTATTGCCCCAGAACCACCAAATAGACCTACAA GTGGTTCTCTTTTCTTATTTGATCGGAAAGTATTGAGATATTTCCGGAAGGATGGGCACAAttggaggaagaaaaaggatggaAAGACTGTCAAAGAAGCCCATGAAAGACTAAAA TCTGGAAGTATTGATGTGCTTCACTGCTACTATGCTCACGGGGAAGAAAATGAGAACTTCCAAAGGAGGACTTATtggatgttggagga GGATTTTATGCACATCGTGCTTGTACATTATCTCGAAGTCAAG GGTGGCAAATCAAGCTCTCGTATTAGGGGAAATGATGATATGCTGCAAGCTGCTCGTACGGACAGCCCTTTAAGTCAGTTGCCTTCGCAAACTACAGAAGGTGAAAGCTCCCTTAGTGGACAAGCATTCGAGTATGAGGAAACAGAATCAG CAGATATTTATTCGGGAGGAGCCGGATACTACCCTTTCTCTTGGATGCAGCAGCATGAAAATGGAGGTGGACATGTGATGAGTACTTCTGTTTCGAGCTCTTACGTTCCTGCATCGTCTGTAG GTAATCATCAAGGCTTACCGTCTACAGCAACTAATACAAGCTTTTATTCTCATGGTCAAGATACCTTGCCAGTGGTTCTTAATGAGTCTGGTCTTGGCTTTGCATTCAATGGGGCTGATAGTCAATTGGATCTGTCATCATGGAATGGAGTTAAACCTGACAAAGGGATCCATCAAATGCCTCCACCTCAAGTTTCTGTTCCTTCCGAACAGTTTCCTTTTACCGAAGGCTCTGGAGTTGAATCCTTTACATTTGATGAAGTATATAGTAATGGACTGGGTATCAAGGATGCAGATGTTGCAGTCACTGATCAAGAAGAACTGTGGCAG CTTACAGGTGCTATTGGTGGTTCATTTGCTACAGAGGACAGTTTCCAACGAAATGATAGATCTTTGGAGGAAGCTATTAATTACCCTCTATTGAAAACTCAATCCTCTAATCTTTCCGATATCCTGAAGGACAGCTTTAAGAAAAGTGATAGTTTTACGAGATGGATGAGCAAAGAACTTGGTGAAGTAGATGATTCCCAAATTAAATCCAATTCTGGAGTGTACTGGAACAGCGAAGAGACTGACTATATCATTGAAGCATCAAGCCGTGATCAGTTGGATCAACTTACTGTGGGCCCAGAGCTTGCACAAGACCAACTGTTTAGTATAGTTGATTTTTCTCCAAGCTGGACATATGCAGGCTCAAAGACCAGG GTTCTCATTACTGGTAGATTCTTAAACTCTAATGAGGTTAAAAGATGCAAGTGGTCATGTATGTTTGGAGAAGTTGAAGTCTCAGCAGAGATTTTAGCTGATGGGACTCTCAGATGTTATTCTCCATCACACAAACCAGGCAGGGTTCCTTTCTATGTTACATGCTCCAACAGGTTGGCCTGCAGTGAAATACGAGAGTTTGAATTCCGACCAAGTGATCCCCAATACATGGATGCTCCAAGTCCACATGGTTCTACAAACAAAACATATCTCCAGATGCGTCTTGATAAACTGTTGTCTTTGGGACAAGATGAGTACCAGGTAACAGTATCTAATCCCACAAAGAAGATGATTGATTTGAGCAATAAGATAAGTTCATTGATGATGGACAATGATGCGTGGTCCATGTTGCTAAAGTTGGCTGATGATAATGAGCTTGCCACTGATGATAAGCAAGATCAGTTATTTGAAAAATGTATCaagaaaaaattgcatatctggCTTGTCCATACAGCAAGTGATGATGGCAAAGGCCCCAGTGTGTTAGATGAGGAGGGGCAGGGTGTGCTTCATCTAGCAGCTGCCTTAGGATATGACTGGGCAATAAGGCCAACAATTACTGCTGGTCTGAATATAAATTtcagagatgctcatggttggACTGCACTCCATTGGGCTGCATTTTGTGGCAG AGAGCGAACAGTTGTTGCACTTATTGCACTAGGTGCAGCTCCTGGAGCTTTGACGGATCCAACGCCTGATTACCCTTCAGGAAGCACACCAGCTGATCTTGCGTCATTAAATGGACACAAGGGAATTTCTGGCTTCTTAGCAGAGTCTTCTTTAACAAGTCATCTTCATTCCCTCAATCTAAAGGAAGCCATGGGGAGCAATGCATCAGAAATATCTGGTTTGCCTGGTATTGGTGATTTTACTGAAAGAAGAGCGTCACCATTGGCAGGTCAAGGTCTTCAAGCTGGATCCATGGAGGATTCACTAGGTGCTGTTCGAAATGCTGCCCAAGCTGCTGCTCGTATATATCAAGTTTTCAGGGTGCAATCCTTCCAGAGAAAGCAAGCAGTTCAGTATGAGGATGACAGTGGTGCAATATCAGATGAGCGTGCCCTCTCACTCCTTTCTGTTAAACCATCTAAACAAGGTCAACTTGATCCCCTTCATGCTGCTGCAACTCGAATACAAAACAAGTATCGTGGATGGAAGGGAAGGAAGGAATTTATTCTTATTAGGCAGCGAATTGTCAAGATCCAG GCTCATGTGCGCGGTCACCAAGTGAGAAAGCATTATCGTAAAATCGTTTGGTCTGTTGGAATAGTGGAGAAGGTCATATTGCGCTGGAGGCGAAGAGGGGCTGGGTTACGAGGGTTTCGGTCTACTGAAGGTGCCATGGAGGGCACTAGCAGCAGCAATAGTGATTTGATTCGAAAAAAACCTGCTGAGGATGATTATGATTTCTTGCAAGAAGGACGGAAGCATACTGAAGAAAGGCTGCAGAAAGCTCTTGCCAGAGTGAAGTCCATGGTTCAGTACCCAGATGCTCGGGATCAGTATCAGAGGATTCTGACTGTTGTAACAAAAATGCAAGAATCCCAG GCTATGCAAGAAAAGATGCTCGAGGAATCAACAGAGATGGATGAAAGCTTCTTGAGGAGTGAATTCAAAGAGCTATGGGATGACGACATGCCAATGCCTGGCTATTTCTAG
- the LOC133911790 gene encoding calmodulin-binding transcription activator 2-like isoform X5 encodes MQQHENGGGHVMSTSVSSSYVPASSVGNHQGLPSTATNTSFYSHGQDTLPVVLNESGLGFAFNGADSQLDLSSWNGVKPDKGIHQMPPPQVSVPSEQFPFTEGSGVESFTFDEVYSNGLGIKDADVAVTDQEELWQLTGAIGGSFATEDSFQRNDRSLEEAINYPLLKTQSSNLSDILKDSFKKSDSFTRWMSKELGEVDDSQIKSNSGVYWNSEETDYIIEASSRDQLDQLTVGPELAQDQLFSIVDFSPSWTYAGSKTRVLITGRFLNSNEVKRCKWSCMFGEVEVSAEILADGTLRCYSPSHKPGRVPFYVTCSNRLACSEIREFEFRPSDPQYMDAPSPHGSTNKTYLQMRLDKLLSLGQDEYQVTVSNPTKKMIDLSNKISSLMMDNDAWSMLLKLADDNELATDDKQDQLFEKCIKKKLHIWLVHTASDDGKGPSVLDEEGQGVLHLAAALGYDWAIRPTITAGLNINFRDAHGWTALHWAAFCGRERTVVALIALGAAPGALTDPTPDYPSGSTPADLASLNGHKGISGFLAESSLTSHLHSLNLKEAMGSNASEISGLPGIGDFTERRASPLAGQGLQAGSMEDSLGAVRNAAQAAARIYQVFRVQSFQRKQAVQYEDDSGAISDERALSLLSVKPSKQGQLDPLHAAATRIQNKYRGWKGRKEFILIRQRIVKIQAHVRGHQVRKHYRKIVWSVGIVEKVILRWRRRGAGLRGFRSTEGAMEGTSSSNSDLIRKKPAEDDYDFLQEGRKHTEERLQKALARVKSMVQYPDARDQYQRILTVVTKMQESQAMQEKMLEESTEMDESFLRSEFKELWDDDMPMPGYF; translated from the exons ATGCAGCAGCATGAAAATGGAGGTGGACATGTGATGAGTACTTCTGTTTCGAGCTCTTACGTTCCTGCATCGTCTGTAG GTAATCATCAAGGCTTACCGTCTACAGCAACTAATACAAGCTTTTATTCTCATGGTCAAGATACCTTGCCAGTGGTTCTTAATGAGTCTGGTCTTGGCTTTGCATTCAATGGGGCTGATAGTCAATTGGATCTGTCATCATGGAATGGAGTTAAACCTGACAAAGGGATCCATCAAATGCCTCCACCTCAAGTTTCTGTTCCTTCCGAACAGTTTCCTTTTACCGAAGGCTCTGGAGTTGAATCCTTTACATTTGATGAAGTATATAGTAATGGACTGGGTATCAAGGATGCAGATGTTGCAGTCACTGATCAAGAAGAACTGTGGCAG CTTACAGGTGCTATTGGTGGTTCATTTGCTACAGAGGACAGTTTCCAACGAAATGATAGATCTTTGGAGGAAGCTATTAATTACCCTCTATTGAAAACTCAATCCTCTAATCTTTCCGATATCCTGAAGGACAGCTTTAAGAAAAGTGATAGTTTTACGAGATGGATGAGCAAAGAACTTGGTGAAGTAGATGATTCCCAAATTAAATCCAATTCTGGAGTGTACTGGAACAGCGAAGAGACTGACTATATCATTGAAGCATCAAGCCGTGATCAGTTGGATCAACTTACTGTGGGCCCAGAGCTTGCACAAGACCAACTGTTTAGTATAGTTGATTTTTCTCCAAGCTGGACATATGCAGGCTCAAAGACCAGG GTTCTCATTACTGGTAGATTCTTAAACTCTAATGAGGTTAAAAGATGCAAGTGGTCATGTATGTTTGGAGAAGTTGAAGTCTCAGCAGAGATTTTAGCTGATGGGACTCTCAGATGTTATTCTCCATCACACAAACCAGGCAGGGTTCCTTTCTATGTTACATGCTCCAACAGGTTGGCCTGCAGTGAAATACGAGAGTTTGAATTCCGACCAAGTGATCCCCAATACATGGATGCTCCAAGTCCACATGGTTCTACAAACAAAACATATCTCCAGATGCGTCTTGATAAACTGTTGTCTTTGGGACAAGATGAGTACCAGGTAACAGTATCTAATCCCACAAAGAAGATGATTGATTTGAGCAATAAGATAAGTTCATTGATGATGGACAATGATGCGTGGTCCATGTTGCTAAAGTTGGCTGATGATAATGAGCTTGCCACTGATGATAAGCAAGATCAGTTATTTGAAAAATGTATCaagaaaaaattgcatatctggCTTGTCCATACAGCAAGTGATGATGGCAAAGGCCCCAGTGTGTTAGATGAGGAGGGGCAGGGTGTGCTTCATCTAGCAGCTGCCTTAGGATATGACTGGGCAATAAGGCCAACAATTACTGCTGGTCTGAATATAAATTtcagagatgctcatggttggACTGCACTCCATTGGGCTGCATTTTGTGGCAG AGAGCGAACAGTTGTTGCACTTATTGCACTAGGTGCAGCTCCTGGAGCTTTGACGGATCCAACGCCTGATTACCCTTCAGGAAGCACACCAGCTGATCTTGCGTCATTAAATGGACACAAGGGAATTTCTGGCTTCTTAGCAGAGTCTTCTTTAACAAGTCATCTTCATTCCCTCAATCTAAAGGAAGCCATGGGGAGCAATGCATCAGAAATATCTGGTTTGCCTGGTATTGGTGATTTTACTGAAAGAAGAGCGTCACCATTGGCAGGTCAAGGTCTTCAAGCTGGATCCATGGAGGATTCACTAGGTGCTGTTCGAAATGCTGCCCAAGCTGCTGCTCGTATATATCAAGTTTTCAGGGTGCAATCCTTCCAGAGAAAGCAAGCAGTTCAGTATGAGGATGACAGTGGTGCAATATCAGATGAGCGTGCCCTCTCACTCCTTTCTGTTAAACCATCTAAACAAGGTCAACTTGATCCCCTTCATGCTGCTGCAACTCGAATACAAAACAAGTATCGTGGATGGAAGGGAAGGAAGGAATTTATTCTTATTAGGCAGCGAATTGTCAAGATCCAG GCTCATGTGCGCGGTCACCAAGTGAGAAAGCATTATCGTAAAATCGTTTGGTCTGTTGGAATAGTGGAGAAGGTCATATTGCGCTGGAGGCGAAGAGGGGCTGGGTTACGAGGGTTTCGGTCTACTGAAGGTGCCATGGAGGGCACTAGCAGCAGCAATAGTGATTTGATTCGAAAAAAACCTGCTGAGGATGATTATGATTTCTTGCAAGAAGGACGGAAGCATACTGAAGAAAGGCTGCAGAAAGCTCTTGCCAGAGTGAAGTCCATGGTTCAGTACCCAGATGCTCGGGATCAGTATCAGAGGATTCTGACTGTTGTAACAAAAATGCAAGAATCCCAG GCTATGCAAGAAAAGATGCTCGAGGAATCAACAGAGATGGATGAAAGCTTCTTGAGGAGTGAATTCAAAGAGCTATGGGATGACGACATGCCAATGCCTGGCTATTTCTAG